In [Chlorobium] sp. 445, the following are encoded in one genomic region:
- a CDS encoding 1-deoxy-D-xylulose-5-phosphate reductoisomerase — protein MKKLTIFGSTGSIGKNTLDVVARFPDKFSVQYLTANSNVELLAEQALRYRPKAVAISTVEHEQILREKLSGQGIEVLAGEEALCDIARRSDSDFVIGALVGFAGLKPTVEALKAGKNVGLANKETLVVAGEIITRLARENRCALLPIDSEHSAIFQCLVGEPAESISKIILTASGGPFRTLPKEAFHSITLEQALKHPNWKMGRKITIDSATLMNKGLEVIEAKWLFGIPLEKIEVVVHPQSIIHSMVEFADGSIKAQLGTPDMRIPIQYALTYPERFYADYPRIDWKQLSRLDFEPPDKDKFRCLALAYQAIEKGSSYPTVLNAANEAAVALFLEQKISFVKIPELIEEALNAHQNGQSVGIDDLIEIDRETRRKTCERAGVYDFAL, from the coding sequence ATGAAAAAACTCACCATTTTCGGTTCGACAGGTTCAATTGGGAAAAATACGCTTGATGTGGTCGCACGATTCCCCGACAAATTTTCGGTGCAATATCTCACGGCAAACAGCAATGTCGAATTGCTTGCTGAACAAGCCCTGCGATACCGTCCCAAAGCCGTTGCTATCAGCACGGTAGAGCATGAACAGATACTACGCGAGAAATTATCAGGTCAGGGTATTGAAGTGCTAGCTGGCGAGGAGGCACTGTGCGACATTGCGCGACGCAGCGACAGTGATTTCGTAATTGGTGCACTCGTTGGTTTTGCTGGCTTAAAGCCCACGGTTGAAGCCCTCAAAGCGGGCAAAAACGTTGGCTTAGCTAACAAAGAAACTTTAGTTGTGGCTGGTGAAATCATCACGCGCCTTGCAAGAGAAAATCGTTGCGCCCTGCTGCCGATTGATAGCGAGCACTCCGCAATTTTTCAGTGCCTTGTCGGCGAACCTGCAGAGAGCATTAGCAAAATTATTCTTACTGCATCAGGCGGACCGTTTAGAACCTTACCCAAAGAGGCTTTTCACAGCATTACACTTGAGCAAGCCTTGAAGCATCCGAACTGGAAAATGGGACGCAAAATTACAATTGATTCCGCAACTTTGATGAACAAAGGCTTAGAAGTGATTGAAGCCAAGTGGCTCTTTGGCATACCTTTGGAAAAAATTGAAGTTGTTGTGCATCCGCAATCTATCATTCACTCTATGGTGGAGTTTGCAGATGGCAGCATCAAGGCGCAATTAGGCACGCCCGACATGCGCATCCCGATTCAGTATGCCCTTACCTACCCAGAGCGTTTCTATGCTGATTACCCACGCATTGATTGGAAGCAGCTCTCGCGCCTCGACTTTGAACCGCCAGACAAAGATAAATTCCGCTGCCTTGCCTTGGCTTATCAGGCTATTGAAAAAGGCTCATCGTATCCGACTGTACTCAATGCCGCAAATGAAGCCGCAGTCGCCCTCTTTCTCGAGCAGAAAATTTCATTTGTCAAAATTCCAGAACTTATTGAAGAGGCTCTCAACGCCCATCAAAATGGACAAAGCGTCGGGATTGATGACCTCATTGAAATTGACCGAGAGACGCGCCGCAAAACCTGTGAGCGCGCTGGCGTCTACGACTTTGCGCTCTGA